A region from the Pararge aegeria chromosome Z, ilParAegt1.1, whole genome shotgun sequence genome encodes:
- the LOC120636377 gene encoding proton-coupled amino acid transporter-like protein CG1139, translated as MKTKEKIDISHISGGAVAINDESCIEEGYKGFASRQQIVNLEGKSQLEENSTDNHHHHVTHPTSYLDTLLHLFRGNIGSGLLAMGDAFKNGGIIFSPFMTIFLGIICVHSQHLLLDCSEEMYRKTKRAKPPGFADTVALVFEYGPVRLRRLAPAMKLLVNSFLCITQLGFCCVYIVFIANNIKMICDQYEIHIDLSIHMMFVFVPILIICMIRNLKYLTPFSTLANVLMAIGVGAVLYEATQDLPPVDSRVYLASWSQLPLYFGTAIYAFEGIGLVLPLKNEMRNPEQFQKPLGVLNVGMVVVASIFVTVGFLGYLKWGDDVAGSLTLNLKPGYVLSMTVQILITLAMLLTYPLQFYVPISITWPALRKKYAQKSSVIKELGFRSVLVLVTFVLAESIPQLGLFISLVGAVSSTALALVFPPVIQLVSTYQDKNGVPLLMAFKNAFIILLGIFIFITGTYESVASIARAF; from the exons CTGCATTGAGGAGGGATACAAAGGGTTTGCGTCTCGGCAACAGATCGTGAACCTGGAAGGCAAGAGTCAGCTTGAAGAGAACAGCACTGACAATCACCACCACCATGTCACACATCCGACCTC atatttggACACTCTCCTGCATCTGTTCCGGGGCAACATCGGCTCTGGGCTGCTGGCGATGGGAGACGCCTTCAAGAATGGCGGTATCATCTTCTCTCCCTTCATGACCATTTTTCTCGGGATCATCTGCGTCCATTCGCAACATTTACTT CTGGACTGTTCCGAGGAGATGTACAGGAAAACAAAGAGGGCCAAGCCGCCAGGGTTTGCCGACACCGTGGCGCTTGTATTCGAGTACGGGCCAGTGCGGCTACGGCGCCTGGCGCCTGCCATGAAGTTGCTCGTCAACAGCTTTCTTTGCATCACGCAGCTAGGCTTTTGCTGCGTTTACATCGTCTTCATAGCCAACAACATAAAAATG ATATGTGACCAATATGAAATACATATAGACCTTTCGATTCACATGATGTTTGTGTTCGTACCGAttcttataatatgtatgataCGAAACCTGAAGTATCTGACGCCGTTCTCTACACTTGCTAACGTGCTGATGGCGATAGGCGTGGGTGCCGTATTGTATGAAGCCACTCAGGATTTGCCTCCAGTAGACTCGAGGGTTTATTTGGCCTCCTGGTCTCAGCTGCCACTATACTTCGGAACTGCCATTTACGCTTTCGAGGGCATTGGACTG GTATTGCCCCTAAAGAATGAAATGAGAAATCCCGAGCAGTTCCAGAAGCCACTAGGAGTATTGAATGTCGGCATGGTGGTCGTCGCCAGCATATTTGTCACGGTGGGCTTCCTAGGGTACCTCAAGTGGGGAGACGATGTCGCTGGAAGTCTGACTCTCAACTTGAAGCCTGGATATGT GTTGAGCATGACGGTTCAGATACTGATAACCCTCGCGATGTTGTTAACCTACCCGCTGCAATTCTACGTGCCCATCTCGATCACGTGGCCAGCCTTACGTAAAAAGTACGCACAGAAATCGTCCGTCATCAAGGAGTTGGGTTTCAGATCCGTTTTGGTGCTGGTTACCT TTGTACTAGCGGAGTCGATTCCACAGCTTGGCTTGTTCATCTCACTCGTGGGTGCCGTGAGCAGCACAGCACTGGCACTCGTGTTTCCGCCGGTCATCCAGCTGGTGTCCACGTACCAGGACAAGAACGGCGTCCCGCTTCTCATGGCCTTCAAGAACGCCTTCATCATCCTTCTGGgtatattcatattcatcaccgGCACCTATGAGAGCGTCGCTTCGATAGCGCGCGCGTTTTAg